Proteins encoded by one window of Ramlibacter tataouinensis:
- a CDS encoding YqiA/YcfP family alpha/beta fold hydrolase — protein sequence MSADPVSVTHLLYLHGFRSSPRSAKAVLMAERIARDHPEVTWWCPQLPPSPRAAMEMVMDGIAAWPRERMGVIGSSLGGFYATHLAAVTGCRAVLLNPAVHAARDLAGYIGEQTAWHDPSQRFYFEPRYVDELRALEHGPLPHPGRVFAIVAKGDEVLDWREMTGRYPGSPIELIEGGDHAISDFDQRLGRVLAFLGLDHADG from the coding sequence ATGAGCGCAGACCCGGTTTCCGTGACGCATTTGCTCTATCTCCACGGCTTCCGCTCCTCGCCCCGATCCGCCAAGGCGGTGCTGATGGCCGAGCGCATCGCCCGCGACCACCCCGAAGTGACCTGGTGGTGCCCCCAGCTGCCGCCCTCGCCGCGCGCGGCGATGGAGATGGTGATGGACGGCATCGCCGCCTGGCCGCGCGAGCGCATGGGCGTGATCGGCTCCTCGCTGGGCGGCTTCTACGCCACCCATCTCGCCGCCGTAACCGGTTGCCGCGCCGTGCTGCTCAACCCCGCCGTCCATGCGGCGCGCGACCTGGCCGGCTACATCGGCGAGCAGACCGCCTGGCACGACCCGAGCCAGCGTTTCTATTTCGAGCCGCGCTACGTGGACGAACTGCGGGCGCTGGAGCACGGCCCCCTGCCCCACCCCGGGCGCGTGTTTGCCATCGTCGCCAAGGGCGACGAGGTGCTGGACTGGCGCGAGATGACGGGCCGCTACCCGGGTTCGCCGATCGAGCTGATCGAAGGCGGCGACCACGCCATCAGCGATTTCGACCAGCGCCTCGGCCGGGTGCTGGCCTTCCTGGGCCTGGACCACGCCGACGGCTGA
- the rodA gene encoding rod shape-determining protein RodA: MSVVFEKPPIWQRAAPMFRGFDGPLAFAVFLLACAGLLTMYSSGFDHGTRFYDHGRNMLIAGTIMFVVAQVPPQRLMSLAVPLYTLGVALLIAVAIFGITKKGARRWINVGVVIQPSEIMKIAMPLMLAWWFQKREGQLRPLDYMMAGLILVAPVGLIMKQPDLGTSLLVLAAGMSVIFFAGLSWKLIVPPAAVGLVALALLVVFGDSLCAEGVRWVMLHDYQQQRICTLLDPTKDPLGKGFHIIQGMIAIGSGGLLGKGFMQGTQTHLEFIPERTTDFIFAAFSEEFGLLGNLCLIAGFIFLILRGLAIALEASTLFSRLLAGAITMIFFTYAFVNMGMVSGILPVVGVPLPFISYGGTAMVTLGLALGILMAIAKAKRLVQT; the protein is encoded by the coding sequence ATGTCCGTCGTGTTCGAAAAGCCGCCGATCTGGCAGCGCGCGGCCCCGATGTTCCGGGGCTTCGACGGACCGCTCGCCTTCGCGGTGTTCCTGCTCGCCTGCGCCGGGCTGCTGACGATGTATTCGTCCGGCTTCGACCACGGCACGCGGTTCTACGACCACGGCCGCAACATGCTGATCGCCGGCACCATCATGTTCGTGGTGGCGCAGGTGCCGCCGCAGCGGCTGATGAGCCTGGCGGTGCCGCTGTACACGCTCGGCGTGGCGCTGCTGATCGCGGTGGCGATCTTCGGCATCACCAAGAAGGGCGCCCGGCGCTGGATCAATGTGGGGGTGGTGATCCAGCCCAGCGAGATCATGAAGATCGCCATGCCGCTGATGCTGGCCTGGTGGTTCCAGAAGCGCGAGGGCCAGTTGCGCCCGCTGGACTACATGATGGCCGGGCTGATCCTGGTGGCCCCGGTCGGCCTGATCATGAAGCAGCCCGACCTGGGCACCTCGCTGCTGGTGCTGGCCGCCGGGATGTCGGTGATCTTCTTCGCCGGCCTGTCCTGGAAGCTGATCGTGCCGCCGGCCGCGGTGGGGCTGGTGGCGCTGGCGCTGCTGGTGGTGTTCGGGGATTCGCTGTGCGCCGAGGGCGTGCGCTGGGTGATGCTGCACGACTACCAGCAGCAGCGCATCTGCACCCTGCTGGACCCGACCAAGGATCCGCTGGGCAAGGGCTTCCACATCATCCAGGGGATGATCGCCATCGGCTCGGGCGGGCTGCTGGGCAAGGGGTTCATGCAGGGCACCCAGACCCACCTGGAGTTCATCCCCGAGCGCACCACCGACTTCATCTTCGCCGCCTTCTCCGAGGAATTCGGCCTGCTCGGCAACCTGTGCCTGATCGCCGGCTTCATCTTCCTGATCCTGCGCGGGCTGGCGATCGCGCTGGAGGCGTCGACCCTGTTCTCGCGCCTGCTGGCCGGGGCGATCACCATGATCTTCTTCACCTATGCCTTCGTGAACATGGGCATGGTCAGCGGCATCCTGCCGGTGGTGGGCGTGCCGCTGCCCTTCATCAGCTACGGCGGTACCGCCATGGTGACGCTGGGGCTGGCGCTGGGCATCCTGATGGCGATCGCCAAGGCCAAGCGGCTGGTGCAGACGTGA
- the tldD gene encoding metalloprotease TldD translates to MISREPTLERLATAQRLLLEPFGLDESHLSRALAEIKAHRVDDADLYFQYTRSEGWSLEEGIVKTGSFSIDQGVGVRAVSGEKTAFAYSDDISEASLLDAARTVRSISSSARSGRARVSAKKVAGSRSLYPAVDPISTLDSTAKVRLLERVEQLARAKDPRIVQVMAGLASEWDVVMVARADGTLAADVRPLVRLSVTVIAEQEGRREVGSGGGGGRFGLAYFDEDRIREYVDDAAKAALTNLESRPAPAGEMTVVLGPGWPGVLLHEAVGHGLEGDFNRKGSSAFSGRIGQRVAAKGVTVLDDGTIADRRGSLNVDDEGNPTQRNVLIEDGILRAYIQDSLNARLMGVAATGNGRRESYAHIPMPRMTNTYMLGGDKPAEEIVASIKKGLYATNFGGGQVDITSGKFVFSASEAFWVENGKILYPVKGATIVGNGPDALTRVTLIGNDMRLDSGVGTCGKEGQSVPVGVGQPTMRIDGLTVGGTA, encoded by the coding sequence ATGATTTCCCGCGAACCGACACTGGAGCGGCTGGCGACGGCCCAGCGCCTGCTCCTGGAGCCTTTTGGCCTGGACGAATCCCACCTGTCGCGCGCCCTGGCCGAAATCAAGGCGCACCGGGTGGACGACGCCGATCTCTACTTCCAGTACACGCGCAGCGAGGGCTGGAGCCTGGAGGAGGGCATCGTCAAGACCGGCAGCTTCAGCATCGACCAGGGCGTGGGCGTGCGCGCCGTCAGCGGCGAAAAGACCGCCTTCGCCTATTCCGACGACATCTCCGAGGCCTCGCTGCTGGATGCGGCGCGCACCGTGCGCTCGATCTCGTCGTCGGCGCGCTCCGGCCGGGCCAGGGTGAGCGCCAAGAAGGTGGCTGGCAGCCGCTCGCTGTACCCCGCGGTGGACCCGATCTCCACGCTGGACAGCACGGCCAAGGTGCGCCTGCTGGAGCGGGTGGAGCAGCTCGCCCGCGCCAAGGACCCGCGCATCGTCCAGGTGATGGCCGGGCTGGCCAGCGAATGGGACGTGGTGATGGTCGCGCGCGCCGACGGCACGCTGGCGGCCGACGTGCGGCCGCTGGTGCGGCTGTCGGTCACCGTCATCGCCGAGCAGGAGGGCCGCCGCGAGGTCGGCTCCGGCGGCGGTGGCGGCCGCTTCGGGCTGGCCTACTTCGACGAGGACCGCATCCGCGAGTACGTCGACGACGCCGCCAAGGCCGCGCTGACCAACCTGGAGTCGCGGCCCGCACCGGCCGGCGAGATGACCGTGGTACTGGGCCCCGGCTGGCCCGGCGTGCTGCTGCACGAGGCCGTCGGCCACGGCCTCGAGGGCGACTTCAACCGCAAGGGCTCCAGCGCGTTTTCCGGGCGCATCGGCCAGCGTGTGGCGGCCAAGGGCGTCACGGTGCTGGACGACGGCACCATCGCCGACCGCCGCGGCTCGCTCAACGTCGACGACGAGGGCAACCCGACCCAGCGCAACGTGCTGATCGAAGACGGCATCCTGCGCGCCTACATCCAGGACTCGCTCAATGCGCGCCTGATGGGCGTGGCGGCGACCGGCAATGGCCGGCGCGAGAGCTACGCCCACATCCCGATGCCGCGCATGACCAACACCTACATGCTGGGCGGCGACAAGCCGGCCGAGGAAATCGTCGCCAGCATCAAGAAGGGCCTGTACGCCACCAACTTCGGCGGCGGGCAGGTGGACATCACCTCCGGCAAGTTCGTGTTCTCGGCCAGCGAGGCGTTCTGGGTCGAGAACGGCAAGATCCTGTACCCCGTCAAGGGCGCCACCATCGTCGGCAACGGGCCGGACGCGCTGACCCGGGTCACGCTGATCGGCAACGACATGCGGCTCGACAGCGGGGTCGGCACCTGCGGCAAGGAAGGCCAGAGCGTGCCGGTGGGAGTCGGCCAGCCGACCATGCGCATCGATGGCCTCACGGTCGGCGGCACGGCTTGA
- a CDS encoding 3-deoxy-7-phosphoheptulonate synthase, which translates to MNAARSAHASDAWPVHPVDKTSATDDQRIKDITVLPPPEHLIRFFPIRGTEVERLISQTRRRIHDIMAGTDDRLLVVIGPCSIHNPDAALDYARRLKEVRQQHAGTLEIVMRVYFEKPRTTVGWKGLINDPYLDESYRIDEGLRIARQLLIEINRLGVPAGSEFLDVISPQYIGDLISWGAIGARTTESQVHRELASGLSAPIGFKNGTDGNIRIATDAIMAAGRGHHFLSVHKNGQVAIVRTNGNKDCHVILRGGKAPNYDADSVAAACRELEAAKLPPRLMVDCSHANSSKQHEKQLDVAREIGRQIAGGSRSVFGVMVESHLKAGAQKFSPGKDRASELEYGKSITDACLGWDDSARLLELLSQAVADRRKQGQ; encoded by the coding sequence ATGAACGCAGCCCGATCCGCCCATGCCAGCGATGCGTGGCCGGTGCACCCCGTCGACAAGACCAGTGCCACCGACGACCAGCGCATCAAGGACATCACCGTGCTGCCCCCTCCCGAGCACCTGATCCGCTTCTTCCCGATCCGCGGGACCGAAGTGGAAAGGCTGATCAGCCAGACCCGCCGCCGCATCCACGACATCATGGCCGGCACCGACGACCGCCTGCTGGTGGTGATCGGCCCTTGTTCCATCCACAACCCGGACGCGGCGCTCGACTACGCGCGCCGCCTGAAGGAGGTGCGCCAGCAGCACGCCGGCACGCTGGAGATCGTGATGCGGGTGTACTTCGAGAAGCCCCGCACCACGGTGGGCTGGAAGGGGTTGATCAACGACCCCTACCTGGACGAGAGCTACCGCATCGACGAGGGGCTGCGCATCGCGCGCCAGCTGCTCATCGAGATCAACCGGCTGGGCGTGCCGGCCGGCAGCGAGTTCCTGGACGTGATCTCGCCGCAGTACATCGGCGACCTGATCTCCTGGGGCGCGATCGGCGCGCGCACCACCGAAAGCCAGGTGCACCGCGAGCTGGCCTCGGGCCTGTCGGCGCCGATCGGCTTCAAGAACGGCACCGACGGCAACATCCGCATCGCCACCGACGCCATCATGGCCGCCGGCCGCGGCCACCACTTCCTGTCGGTGCACAAGAACGGCCAGGTCGCCATCGTGCGCACCAACGGCAACAAGGACTGCCACGTCATCCTGCGCGGCGGCAAGGCGCCCAACTACGACGCCGACAGCGTGGCGGCGGCCTGCCGCGAACTGGAGGCCGCCAAGCTCCCGCCGCGGCTGATGGTCGACTGCAGCCATGCCAACAGCAGCAAGCAGCACGAAAAGCAACTCGACGTGGCCCGGGAGATCGGCCGCCAGATCGCCGGCGGCTCGCGCAGCGTGTTCGGGGTGATGGTGGAAAGCCACCTCAAGGCCGGCGCCCAGAAGTTCAGCCCCGGCAAGGACCGGGCGTCCGAGCTGGAGTACGGCAAGAGCATCACCGACGCCTGCCTGGGCTGGGACGATTCGGCCCGGCTGCTGGAGCTGCTCTCGCAGGCGGTGGCCGACCGCCGCAAGCAAGGTCAGTGA
- the mpl gene encoding UDP-N-acetylmuramate:L-alanyl-gamma-D-glutamyl-meso-diaminopimelate ligase: protein MHIHILGICGTFMGGVAALAREAGHKVTGCDAGVYPPMSDQLRALGIDLIEGFGADQLSLAPDVWVIGNVVSRARDADGAPRYPLMEAILEQGARYTSGPQWLAEHVLHGRHVMAVAGTHGKTTTTSMLAWILEQAGRAPGFLVGGVPMNFGVSARTGTGSCFVIEADEYDTAFFDKRSKFVHYRPRTAVLNNLEFDHADIFDDLAAIERQFHHLVRTVPGSGRVVVNGLEESLQRVLHQGCWSEVRSFGAAVDDFTAIGDPGAFDVLRRGEQVGRVDWELGGVHNQLNALAAIAAAEHVGVDPATAARALASFQNVRRRMELRGEAGGVRVYDDFAHHPTAIRTTVDGLRRQLGPNGGRILAVFEPRSNTMKLGTMKAQLPWALEQADLAICHGGGLGWDPREALAPMGERARVGDTVDEVVALAVAAARPGDQLLCMSNGGFGGIHERLLAALAR, encoded by the coding sequence ATGCACATCCATATCCTGGGCATCTGCGGCACCTTCATGGGCGGCGTCGCGGCCCTGGCCCGCGAAGCAGGCCACAAGGTGACCGGCTGCGACGCCGGCGTCTATCCGCCGATGAGCGACCAGTTGCGCGCGCTCGGCATCGACCTGATCGAAGGCTTCGGCGCCGACCAGCTCTCGCTGGCGCCGGACGTCTGGGTGATCGGCAACGTGGTTTCGCGGGCGCGCGACGCCGATGGCGCGCCGCGCTACCCGCTGATGGAAGCCATCCTGGAGCAGGGTGCGCGCTACACCAGCGGACCGCAGTGGCTGGCCGAGCATGTGCTGCACGGCCGCCACGTCATGGCCGTGGCCGGCACCCATGGCAAGACCACCACCACCTCGATGCTGGCCTGGATCCTCGAGCAGGCCGGACGGGCGCCGGGCTTCCTGGTCGGCGGCGTGCCGATGAACTTCGGGGTCTCGGCCCGGACGGGCACCGGCTCCTGCTTCGTGATCGAGGCCGACGAGTACGACACCGCCTTCTTCGACAAGCGCAGCAAGTTCGTCCACTACCGGCCGCGCACGGCGGTGCTGAACAACCTCGAGTTCGACCACGCCGACATCTTCGACGACCTGGCCGCCATCGAGCGCCAGTTCCACCACCTGGTGCGAACCGTGCCGGGCAGCGGACGGGTGGTGGTCAACGGGTTGGAGGAAAGCCTGCAGCGCGTGCTGCACCAGGGCTGCTGGAGCGAGGTGCGCAGCTTCGGCGCCGCAGTCGATGACTTCACCGCCATCGGCGACCCAGGTGCCTTCGACGTGCTGCGCCGGGGCGAGCAAGTAGGCCGGGTGGACTGGGAGCTGGGCGGCGTGCACAACCAGCTCAATGCGCTGGCGGCCATTGCCGCGGCCGAGCATGTCGGGGTCGATCCGGCTACGGCGGCGCGAGCGCTCGCTTCCTTCCAGAACGTGCGCCGGCGCATGGAGCTGCGCGGCGAGGCCGGTGGCGTCCGGGTCTATGACGATTTTGCGCACCACCCGACCGCCATCCGCACCACGGTGGATGGCCTGCGGCGCCAGCTGGGGCCCAACGGGGGCCGGATCCTGGCCGTGTTCGAGCCACGCAGCAACACCATGAAGCTCGGCACCATGAAGGCGCAACTGCCCTGGGCGCTGGAGCAGGCCGACCTGGCGATCTGTCATGGCGGCGGGCTCGGCTGGGACCCGCGCGAGGCGCTGGCGCCCATGGGCGAGCGCGCCCGGGTCGGCGACACGGTGGACGAGGTGGTTGCGCTGGCCGTCGCCGCCGCCCGACCGGGCGACCAGCTGCTGTGCATGAGCAACGGCGGGTTCGGCGGTATCCACGAGCGGCTGCTGGCCGCTCTCGCGCGCTAG
- a CDS encoding TlpA family protein disulfide reductase, protein MLLTAGVGAAAALAGGGLAWWRLRPGAVAEGAPADFWASTFETPDGASLAMSQFRGRHLLLNFWATWCPPCIDELPLLDAFQQEQAGRWNVVGLAIDQPSAVRQFLGKMPVRFPVGMAGLGGTELGKSLGNQGGGLPFTVVFDPEGGIRQRRMGKLYRRDLDQWVSASG, encoded by the coding sequence ATGTTGCTGACTGCCGGCGTCGGCGCCGCTGCGGCGCTGGCCGGCGGCGGCCTGGCCTGGTGGCGGCTGCGCCCGGGCGCCGTCGCTGAAGGGGCGCCCGCGGATTTCTGGGCGTCCACGTTCGAGACGCCGGACGGCGCATCGCTGGCCATGTCGCAGTTCCGCGGCCGCCACCTGCTGCTGAATTTCTGGGCCACCTGGTGTCCCCCGTGCATCGACGAGTTGCCCCTGCTGGACGCCTTCCAGCAGGAGCAGGCCGGGCGCTGGAACGTGGTCGGGCTGGCGATCGACCAGCCGAGCGCGGTGCGGCAATTCCTGGGCAAGATGCCGGTGCGCTTCCCGGTCGGCATGGCCGGGCTGGGCGGCACCGAGCTCGGCAAGTCGCTGGGCAACCAGGGCGGGGGGCTGCCGTTCACGGTCGTGTTCGATCCGGAGGGCGGCATTCGCCAGCGTAGAATGGGCAAGCTCTACCGCAGGGACCTCGACCAATGGGTGTCCGCCAGCGGCTGA
- the accB gene encoding acetyl-CoA carboxylase biotin carboxyl carrier protein produces MDLRKLKTLIDLVSESNVSELEITEAEGKVRIVKGAPPAAQVYAPPPAVTVSAPAAAQAAPAPLAAAPAPQVPAGHAVKSPMVGTFYRSSSPGAKPFVEVGSQVKEGDTVCIIEAMKILNEIEADKSGTVTQILCENGQAVEYGQPLFVIE; encoded by the coding sequence ATGGACCTGCGAAAACTGAAGACGCTGATCGACCTCGTGTCCGAATCCAACGTCTCGGAACTGGAGATCACCGAAGCGGAGGGCAAGGTCCGTATCGTCAAGGGGGCGCCGCCCGCGGCGCAGGTGTACGCACCGCCACCTGCCGTGACGGTGTCGGCTCCGGCCGCCGCGCAGGCGGCCCCGGCCCCGCTGGCCGCCGCGCCGGCGCCGCAGGTGCCGGCCGGCCATGCCGTCAAGTCGCCGATGGTGGGTACCTTCTACCGCTCGTCCAGCCCGGGCGCCAAGCCCTTCGTGGAGGTCGGCAGCCAGGTCAAGGAAGGCGACACGGTCTGCATCATCGAGGCCATGAAGATCCTCAACGAGATCGAGGCGGACAAGTCCGGGACCGTCACCCAGATCCTGTGCGAGAACGGCCAGGCCGTGGAATACGGGCAGCCGCTGTTCGTGATCGAGTGA
- the accC gene encoding acetyl-CoA carboxylase biotin carboxylase subunit, whose protein sequence is MFKKILVANRGEIALRVQRACRELGIKAVMVYSEADREAKYVKLAEEAVCIGPAPSPQSYLNMPAIISAAEVTDAEAIHPGYGFLAENADFAERVEKSGFQFIGPTPESIRLMGDKVSAKQAMIKAGVPCVPGSEGELPDDPAQIRRIARAIGYPVIIKAAGGGGGRGMRVVHTEAALVNAVQMTKAEAAAAFGNPAVYMEKFLQDPRHIEIQVLADKHRNAVYLGERDCSMQRRHQKIIEEAPAPGIPRKLIDKIGERCAAACKKIGYRGAGTFEFLYENGEFYFIEMNTRVQVEHPVTELVTGIDIVKSQIMVAAGEKLPFVQRDIQLRGHAIECRINAEDPYKFTPSPGRITLWHAPGGPGVRVDSHVYNNYFVPPNYDSMIGKVIVHGDTREQALARMRTALLETVVEGIHTNIPLHRELLVDAKFMTGGTNIHYLEQWLSHHKR, encoded by the coding sequence ATGTTCAAGAAGATCCTGGTCGCCAACAGGGGCGAGATTGCGTTGCGGGTGCAGCGGGCCTGCCGCGAACTCGGCATTAAGGCGGTGATGGTCTATTCGGAAGCCGACCGCGAGGCCAAGTACGTCAAGCTGGCCGAGGAGGCGGTCTGCATCGGCCCCGCACCGTCGCCGCAGAGCTACCTCAACATGCCGGCCATCATCTCGGCGGCCGAAGTCACCGACGCCGAGGCCATCCACCCCGGCTACGGCTTCCTGGCGGAGAACGCCGATTTCGCCGAGCGGGTGGAAAAGAGCGGCTTCCAGTTCATCGGCCCGACGCCCGAGTCGATCCGGCTGATGGGCGACAAGGTCTCGGCCAAGCAGGCCATGATCAAGGCGGGCGTGCCCTGCGTGCCCGGCTCCGAGGGCGAGTTGCCGGACGACCCGGCCCAGATCCGCCGCATCGCGCGCGCCATCGGCTACCCGGTGATCATCAAGGCCGCTGGCGGCGGCGGCGGGCGCGGCATGCGGGTGGTGCACACCGAGGCCGCGCTGGTCAACGCGGTGCAGATGACCAAGGCCGAGGCCGCGGCCGCCTTCGGCAATCCGGCGGTCTACATGGAGAAGTTCCTGCAGGACCCCCGGCACATCGAGATCCAGGTGCTGGCCGACAAGCACCGCAACGCCGTGTACCTGGGCGAGCGCGACTGCTCCATGCAGCGGCGCCACCAGAAGATCATCGAGGAGGCGCCGGCGCCGGGCATTCCGCGCAAGCTGATCGACAAGATCGGCGAGCGCTGCGCCGCGGCCTGCAAGAAGATCGGCTACCGCGGCGCCGGCACCTTCGAGTTCCTGTACGAGAACGGCGAGTTCTACTTCATCGAGATGAACACCCGGGTGCAGGTGGAGCATCCGGTAACCGAACTGGTCACGGGCATCGACATCGTCAAGTCGCAGATCATGGTGGCGGCCGGCGAGAAGCTGCCGTTCGTCCAGCGCGACATCCAGTTGCGCGGCCACGCCATCGAGTGCCGCATCAACGCCGAGGATCCCTACAAGTTCACGCCCTCGCCCGGCCGCATCACGCTGTGGCACGCGCCCGGCGGCCCCGGCGTGCGGGTGGACTCGCACGTGTACAACAACTACTTCGTGCCGCCCAACTACGACTCGATGATCGGCAAGGTCATCGTGCACGGCGATACGCGCGAGCAGGCGCTGGCACGCATGCGCACCGCCCTGCTCGAGACGGTGGTCGAGGGCATCCACACCAACATTCCGCTGCACCGCGAGCTGCTGGTGGACGCCAAGTTCATGACCGGCGGCACCAACATCCATTACCTGGAGCAGTGGCTGTCGCATCACAAGAGGTAG
- the prmA gene encoding 50S ribosomal protein L11 methyltransferase codes for MFELRLLCGEGQVEAVCEALEALDALSVSVEDADAQTDAEQALFGEPGLPPPREGWQRSRVLALFSEQAAAEEAARLLQAQDFFSGGQVLGIGEVAEQDWVRLTQSQFAPVEITSEFWIVPTWHQPPAQATRVIRLDPGLAFGTGTHPTTRMCLRWIAHRSLQGCRVLDYGCGSGILAIGAALYGAPEVDAVDIDPAAVQATLDNASANGVELRAGLPDAAQGGYEVVLANILASPLKVLAPLLCGHLAAGGHLVLAGILERQAAELAEAFAPWLRLEVADREDGWILMTGQR; via the coding sequence ATGTTTGAACTGCGCCTGCTCTGCGGCGAAGGCCAGGTCGAGGCGGTCTGCGAGGCGCTGGAGGCGCTTGACGCGCTGAGCGTTTCGGTCGAGGACGCGGACGCCCAGACCGACGCCGAACAGGCCTTGTTCGGCGAACCGGGTTTGCCGCCGCCGCGCGAGGGCTGGCAGCGCTCGCGCGTGCTGGCGCTTTTCTCCGAGCAAGCCGCCGCCGAGGAAGCCGCGCGCCTGCTGCAGGCGCAGGACTTCTTCTCCGGTGGCCAGGTGCTCGGCATCGGGGAGGTCGCCGAGCAGGACTGGGTGCGCCTGACCCAATCCCAGTTCGCTCCGGTGGAGATCACGTCCGAATTCTGGATTGTGCCGACCTGGCACCAGCCCCCGGCCCAGGCCACGCGCGTGATCCGGCTCGATCCGGGGCTGGCGTTCGGCACCGGCACCCACCCGACCACGCGCATGTGCCTGCGCTGGATCGCGCACCGGTCCCTGCAGGGCTGCCGCGTGCTGGATTACGGCTGCGGCTCCGGCATCCTGGCCATCGGCGCGGCCCTGTATGGCGCGCCGGAAGTCGACGCCGTGGACATCGACCCGGCGGCCGTGCAGGCCACGCTGGACAACGCCAGCGCCAACGGTGTCGAGCTGCGCGCCGGGCTCCCGGACGCCGCCCAGGGCGGCTACGAGGTGGTGCTCGCCAACATCCTGGCTTCGCCGTTGAAGGTGCTGGCGCCGCTGCTGTGCGGGCACCTGGCCGCGGGCGGCCATCTGGTGCTGGCCGGCATCCTGGAGCGACAGGCGGCCGAACTGGCCGAGGCCTTTGCACCCTGGCTGCGGCTGGAAGTCGCCGACCGCGAGGATGGCTGGATCCTGATGACCGGACAGCGCTGA
- a CDS encoding DUF3426 domain-containing protein, whose translation MSMITGCPACGTMFRVVPDQLKISEGWVRCGRCGEVFDATESLQAEDRRAAPAPEPAAEPAPEPAAAPVAEEVPDIGPVSVATLLAAPVSESPLHEPDDPAPRPHATEVDFEPGPDAEPAIDSPGLSDAPADMAMAAELPGSPSAQAWDSQPAAIASGFDEWQAMREQAEDDRSFEAQDSTRGDSGLEEVSFVRQAQRRAFWRRPLVRLALLLAVLALAGMLALQFAVRERDRLALAQPQLRPLLERVCGQLGCSIGAPRRIEAIVIDNSGFTRLRPDVYRLSFTLKNQSALPVAVPALQLTLTDGGEQAVVQRVLLPRELGAAPATIGAAAEWSASVALGVDAGNGDAARIAGYRLLAFYP comes from the coding sequence ATGAGCATGATCACCGGCTGCCCAGCCTGCGGGACGATGTTCAGGGTCGTGCCCGACCAGCTGAAGATCTCCGAAGGCTGGGTGCGCTGCGGCCGCTGCGGCGAAGTGTTCGATGCCACCGAGAGCCTGCAAGCGGAGGACCGCCGGGCGGCGCCGGCGCCCGAACCAGCTGCCGAGCCGGCGCCGGAGCCGGCCGCTGCGCCAGTGGCCGAAGAGGTGCCGGACATCGGCCCCGTCTCGGTGGCGACGCTGCTGGCGGCGCCAGTGTCTGAATCTCCCCTCCACGAACCCGACGACCCGGCACCACGGCCTCACGCTACGGAGGTCGACTTCGAGCCGGGGCCGGACGCCGAACCGGCGATCGATTCGCCCGGGCTGTCCGACGCACCCGCTGACATGGCCATGGCGGCGGAACTGCCCGGCAGCCCCTCGGCCCAAGCCTGGGACTCGCAGCCGGCCGCCATCGCCTCCGGCTTCGACGAGTGGCAGGCGATGCGCGAGCAGGCCGAGGACGACCGTTCTTTCGAGGCGCAGGACTCCACGCGCGGCGACAGCGGACTGGAGGAGGTGTCCTTCGTGCGGCAGGCGCAGCGCCGCGCCTTCTGGCGCCGGCCGCTGGTGCGCCTTGCGCTGCTGCTGGCCGTGCTGGCGCTGGCTGGCATGCTGGCCCTGCAGTTCGCCGTGCGCGAGCGCGACCGCCTCGCGCTGGCCCAGCCCCAGCTTCGTCCCTTGCTGGAGCGGGTCTGCGGCCAGCTGGGTTGCTCGATTGGCGCGCCGCGCCGGATCGAAGCCATCGTGATCGACAACAGCGGCTTCACGCGCCTGCGCCCCGATGTCTACCGCCTGAGCTTCACGCTGAAAAACCAGTCGGCGCTGCCGGTGGCGGTGCCGGCCCTTCAGCTCACGCTGACCGACGGCGGCGAGCAGGCGGTGGTGCAGCGCGTGCTGCTGCCGCGCGAGCTGGGCGCCGCGCCCGCCACGATCGGCGCTGCAGCCGAGTGGTCGGCCAGCGTGGCGCTGGGCGTGGACGCCGGCAACGGCGATGCCGCCCGCATTGCGGGCTATCGCCTGCTCGCCTTCTATCCCTGA